In Chryseobacterium scophthalmum, the genomic stretch CCATTGTTTGAGCACGTTGATAAATTTGAACTAACGAAGAAATGTTCATTCGTGCGAGTTTTGGGGATTTTAGGAGTAAATTTTAGTTTTTAGTCGAAGTTTCCAGTCTTGAATTTTTGGTTCTGTTTCAAGACAAAAGAACTAATGATAATTTATACAAAAAATGTCACTTTTAATTCCAATAAAAATTTTAATTTTAAAATCTCAAAATATTAATTGGATGACCAGCAAAGCCTTCGACGTTTATCGTGATTTTCCTTTTTTCTTTCAAGAAGAACTTGATGAAATTATTCAGGCTCACGAAAAAGTAGTTTTCCAAAAAGGAGAAACTATTCTTCAGGAAGGCAAAATGGCCAACGAATATTATATTTTAGAAAAAGGTTTGGCGCGTTCTTTTGTTAATGATTTTAACGGGAATGATGTGACAACAAATTTTTTTACAGAAAACGAAATTATCATCGATGTTTCTTCTCTGTTTCAAAGAATTCCCACTCAGGAAAATATTATCTGCATTACAGATTGCGAATGTTGGAAGCTAGATTTTGATGTTTTTCAGGAATTATTTCATAAAATTCCGAACCTCAGAGAATGGGGAAGAGCTTGGATGTCTCAACAGCTTTTTTTATACAAACAGCGTTCTGTAGAGATGTTTACACTTTCTGCAACCAAACGTTACCTTCATCTTTTAGAGCAAAAATCTCAGGTGATACAATTTGCACCTTTAAAACAAATTGCTTCTTATCTGGGAATTACAGACACTTCATTAAGCAGAATCCGCAAAGAAATAGTATCTCATCCGAAGAAAAATTAAATCTTGTCTTATGGCAAGTTGATTTTCGCAATGACTTGGTAATTTTGGTTAAAAGTTTAACATCAAAAATTACAAAATGGAAATCAATCAAATTTACGTAAACCTTCCTGTAAAAGATGTTCAGAAAACTAGAGAATTCTGGACGAAACTAGGTTTTTCGATCAACGAACAATTTTCTGATGAAAAAGCAATCTGTGTAATCATGAAACAAGATCATATTTACACCATGTTTTTAAAAGAAGAGTTTTTCCAAACTTTCACAGACAGATCCGTTGCAAAAGGAGATACCACTCAAACGCTTCTCGCGATTGGCGTAAACAGTCGTGAAGAAGTTGATGAAATGGTGAAAACTGCTACAGAAAATGGAGGTTCCAAATACAGTGAGCCAAGAGATTATGGTTGGATGTACCAGAAAACTTTTTCAGATTTAGACGGTCATCAATGGGAAGTGCTTTTTTCAGATATGTCTCAGCTTCCTGCGGATTTTTAAATCCTCATATTTTAACCTAAAAAAAATGAAAAAATGAAAGTCAATCAAATTTACGTGAATCTTCCGGTGAAAGATATTCAGAAAACAAAAGATTTTTGGACTAGAGTCGGATTCTCCATCAACGAACAGTTTTCAGACGATAAGGCAGTTTGTGTGGTGATGAATGATAATATCTATGTGATGTTTTTAACGGAAGAATATTTTCAGACTTTTTCAGAAAGACCGGTTCCGAAAGGCGATACTACACAAGTTTTGGTTGCAATCGGTTTAAATAGCCGTGAAGAAGTTGATCAGGTTGTTAATGCTGCCGTAGCGAATGGAGCTTATCAACATGAAGAACCACAAGATTACGGATGGATGTATCAAAATTCTTTTTGGGACATCAATGGACACGGTTGGAATGTCACTTTTGCAGATATGTCGCAAATGCCTCAAGAATAATTAAATGGAAACACAATCAAACGATATTGAAATTCTAAAATTTCTGATATTGAGTAATTACAAAGTGATTTCGATGAATATCAATGATATTTCAAACGAAGAAGCAATGATCTTTCCTAATGGCGAAGCAAATTGTATGAATTGGATTTTAGGACATTTACTTTACATAAGAAATGTTTTTCTGAATGTTTTGGGTGAAGAATCAGTTTGGGACAACGAAAAATTTTCATGCTACAACAGAGGAGAAATTCCTTTGAACAGAAAAGATGAATTTGTAAGTTTCGACGAATTAAAATCTTACTTAAAAGAATCTCAGAATAAGTTTGAAATGAAACTTAACAGTCTTGAAAGCCTTGATCCTGCAATAGTTAATGACGTTTCAGGATTGTCACTTCACGAAATTTATCACAGCGGTCAATTCGGATATCTCCGAAGGATTTTAGGAAAACCCGGAGCGGTAAAATAAATCAGGAAGAGAAATTTAAAAAGCAATTTCATAGAATTCACAAAACAACATTAAACTAAACATAATGGACACCGCAAAATCATCAAAATTAGAAATTATAATTCCTGCATTTAGAGGACACAGTCAGAGTTTTCTAATGGTTCTTGATGGAATTTCAGAAGAAGATGCTTTGAAAAGAATTGAAGGCAGAACAAACCACATCGTTTGGATGGTTGGAAATTTTCTCGATATGCGTTATGCAATGGGAAGCGTACTTGGCCTAAATGAAGAATTTGAATTTAAAGATTTTTTCTTTCAGGGAAAAGCGTTGGATTCAAACTTAGAATATCCATCTTTACAGCAATTGAAAGATTCTTTTCATAAAATTTCACCTCTTGTTTATCAGAAATTATTGGAAGTTTCAGACGAAGATTTAGCAAAAGCTTTTCCAATGGGAATGAATATCGAATTTTTCCCTGAAAATGTGCTCAATTTTATCGGAATGTGCATCGGTCGTGAAGATTATCTCTGCGGACAAATCGGATTGATGCGTAGAATTCTCAATTATGAAGGAATGAAATACGACTTTGATGAGAATATGAAGTATTAAAATCAAATGTAGATTTGAATATATTTAAAACAGATTCTTCACTGCACTTCGTTTCGTTCAGAATGACAAAACGTATAAAAATATAACTTATTTTCTTTGCTGAATCAAACGCCTTTGTGAACGAAAAACATTCTCAATTAGATAAAAAAATCTTTGTGCTCTTTGCGTTTAAATAAACACAAATATTTACACAAATTTCACGATAAATTTAATTGTTTTATTCGTGAAAACCATTAGCGAAACTCGTGTTTAAAAAACTAACTTTTAAAAATAAAAATCATGGCAAAATTAAATCCGTACCTGAATTTTGATGGTACAGCAGAAAAAGCATTTACATTTTACAAATCTGTTTTCGGCGGAGAATTCGTTGGAGAAATCCATAAAATGGGCAATGCTCCCGGAACTGAAAATTTATCAGATGAAGAAAAAAACAGAGTAATGCACATTGCGCTTCCGATTGGTGGAGATCTTTTGATGGCTTCAGACATTGTGCCGTCTTTTGGACAAAACTTAACGGTAGGAAATAACAATTATGTTTCTGTTTTCCCTGATTCCAGAGAAGACGCTGACAGAATTTTCAAAGGACTTTCTGAAGGTGGAAATATCGAAATGCCACTTGAAGATCAGTTTTGGGGTGATTATTTTGGTAGTTTTCAGGATCAGTTTGGCGTTCATTGGATGATCAATTATAACGAAGAATACACAAAATAGTTTTATATTTAATTAATGAAAGGGTAGATGTTGAGTTTACCCTTCTTTTTACACATTAAAAAACAAAATATTAAATGGATAAAGTTAAAATTGACATTACAATCTTGGCGCCGGTAGAAAAAGTTTGGGATTATTTTAATGCCCCAAAACATATTACTAAATGGAATTTCGCTCATGAAAGCTGGTTTTGCCCGAGTTCTGAAAACGATCTGAAAGTAGGTGGAAAATTCAATAATAGAATGGAAGCAAAAGACGGAAGTTTCGGCTTTGATTTTATAGGAGTTTATGACGAAGTAATTCTGAACGAAAGAATAAAATATCATATAGAAGACGGGAGAGAAGTAGAAGTGATTTTTGAGAAAATAGACGAGAATACAACTAAAGTGACCGAAATTTTTGATCCTGAAAAACAAAATTCAGTTGAGATGCAGCGTGAAGGTTGGTATGCGATTCTTAACAATTTTCATAAATATGTAGAAAACCATTAAACTTTAAAAGCTGTAATCATGATCAATTTAGTAATAATGGCAAGATGTTTAAAGCCTATTTATACTGAGAATCATGTTGTGGAAAACAAATTTTTGCAGGGTATTATAGCGATGCCTGCAAGAAGAGCCTTGGAAAAAAAACAAATAGATTCTCTCACAAAACTGTCAGATTATTCTGAAAATGAATTAATGAAATTTCATGGTTTCGGAAAAAACACGATTTCGAAACTAAAAAATTACATGAAAGAAAACAATTTTTCTTTTAAAAATAATTAGAACAAATGGTTTGTCATTCTGATGAAGGAAGAATCTCATGATTAAATTGAGATTCTGCATTTTGCTTACATTTCATTCAGAATGAAAAACTTAAATGATACAATCAACTCTAAATTTTAAAACAATGAATAACAATATTTTCCCATGTCTTTGGTATGATGGTGATGCAAAAGAATCAGCTGACTTTTACTGTAAAATATTCAACGGAAAAATTACAGCAGATACTCCGATGGTTTTGAATATCGAACTTTTCGAACAAAAAATAATGCTTCTAAATGGCGGTCCACATTTTGAAAAAAATGCTTCCGTTTCGTTGATGGTGATGTGCGAAACTGAGGAAGAGGTTCAGAAATATTGGGATCAATTAGAAGACGGAGGGATTGTTTTGATGGCATTAGATTCTTATCCTTGGAGTAAAAAATACGGTTGGATTCGGGATAAATTTGGCGTTACTTGGCAATTATATTTAGGTGAAAAGAAAAGTGAGCAAAGAGTTATTCCGACTTTAATGTTTATTCACCAAAATAATGGGAAAGCAATGGAAGCAATGAAATTGTATACAGAAGTTTTTCCTAATTCAAAAATAGAAAGCGTTTTGAAATATGGAGACGGAGTAGGAGATGAAAACCACGAAGTTCCGGAAAATGTACAGCACGCGCATTTCGAAATTAATGGTTATTCTTTATTCTGTATGGATAATTCTTATGATCATAAATTTGATTTTAATGAGGGAATTTCAATGGTTATTATGACAGAAAATCAGGAAGAAACAGATCATCTTTGGAATTCGTTAACTGCAGATGGCGGAAGAGAAAGTATGTGTGGTTGGCTGAAAGATAAATTTGGAATGAGTTGGCAAATTGTGCCTAAAAGATTAATTGAGCTTATGAGTGATTCTGATCAGCTGAAAGCGCAAAAAGTAGTACAAGCGATGATGAAAATGCAGAAAATTGTAATTAAATATTTAGAAGATGCTTATAATTCTTAGCTTGATGATGGAAGTTCGATGTTAGAAGTTATTTTGAGTCGTTAAAAACTTCCGGCTTCCAACATCAAACTTCCAGCTTTAATTATTCGGCTTGCTGTTTGATGATATTCATAAAAAGATTTGCTTATGAAGACACAGAACAAGTCAAAATCACTTTCCAAAGTACCCAAAGACGGTTTGTATCCTGAAATTATCAGACAAAATTATTTAGGAAGCAAAAAACTACTTAATAAAAAAGCAATTATCTCAGGTGGCGACAGTGGAATAGGACAAGCTGTAGCGGTGCATTTTGCAAGAGAAGGAGCCGATGTTGCTGTTATTTATAAAGAAAGTGTAAAAGATGCTAAAGAAACCAAGAAACTGGTTGAAAAAGAAGGACAGAAATGCATTCTTCTAAAAGGGGATATTTCTAAAAAAACATTTAGAAAAAATTCTTTAGAAAAGATTGCTAAAGAATGGAAAACCATTGATATTTTGGTTAATAATGCCGGAATTCAGTTTCCAAAAAGCGATGTCGAAAAAATTTCAGATGATCAGATTAATGAAACATTCAATGTCAATATCATTTCAATGATTTCATTTACAAGAGATTGTTTGAAATTAATGAATAAAGGCGGGCGAATAATTTGTACCACTTCGGTAACTGCTTATCGTGGCAGCGATCATCTCATAGATTATTCGTCAACAAAAGGCGCAATTGCAACATTTATTCGTTCTCTTGCAACAAATCTTGCCGAGCAGAAAATTTTGGTTAACGGTGTTGCTCCAGGTCCGATCTGGACTCCACTAGTGAAAGAAACTTTTGAAGATATTGCTTCTTTCGGAAAAGATACACCTTTAAAAAGAGCCGGCCAACCTTCAGAAGTTGCACCTGCTTATGTTTTTCTGGCTTCGGAAGATTCCAGTTTTATCACGGGTGAAATCATTCACATCAATGGCGGAGATTTTGTCGGTGGATAAATAATTTTACCTAAACCTATAAATTAAATTATGGAAGTTTTAAAATTTGAAATAAAAATCAACGCAAGTCCCGAAAAAGTATGGACCGTTCTTTGGGACGATATGCATTACAGACAATGGACTTCGGCGTTTACAAAAGGTTCTTTTTATGTAGGAACTTGGGATGAAGGCAGCATCATTAAATTTTTTGATCCTAATAATAACGGAATGTACAGCCGTGTTTTAAAAAATGATCCCAATAAAGAGATGGTCTTTTTGCATTTGGGTGAAATTTATGATGGGATAGAAACTCCACAAGATTGGGGTGATGCCACAGAATCTTATGTTTTGGAAGAAACTGAAGAGGAGACAATATTAAAAGCAACCATCAAATCTTCACCAGAATTTAAAGATTTTTTTGAAGAAAAATTTCCTGCAGCACTTCAGAATGTAAAAAACTTGGCCGAAAACCAATTGTAATAAGTTGGATTAATTTTTTTTAAAATTATAAATAATCAAAAATAGTCAATCATATATTCTAACATTTTATGAATTTTGATTACTGAGTAATAGTCTATTTTCTTTATTCTTTATTCTTTATTCTTTATTCTATCTAATCAATCACTTTAAAAATCATTATTATGGAAAATTTATCGTACGACATTATTATTAATGCTCCAAAACAAAAAATATGGGACGTTTTATGGACTCCCGAAACGTACAGTGAATGGACAAAATATTTCAATCCTAAATCAATTTCATTGATGAAATCAGATTGGAAAGTTGGCGGAAAAACTTATTTTACAAATTCAGATGGTGAAGGAATGGTTTCCACGATCGATAGTCTCGAAAAACCCGATCAGATTGTTTTTAAACATTTGGGAATGGTTGATAAAGATGGAAACGAAGATACTCAAAGCAAAGAAGTGATGGAGTGGAACGGTTCTTTCGAAAAATATTTTCTGATTTCGCTTGATAATGGAACGGTAAAACTTCAGGCAGAAGTTCAGGCCGAAAGCGAATGGAAAGATCATATGAATGAAGGTTTTACAAAAGGTTTACAGATTGTAAAAGATCTTGCAGAATCCAATTAATAAGATTTGAATAATTTATATCAAGAGGTTTTTACACGAAACCTCTTTTTTTATTTACCTTTAAACAAATCTTTTTAATAAAATATTCTCAATCATCTGTGGAAACCTGTGAGATTTGCGGGAATTTAGTATGAATTAATTTTAATCAAGCAACATGAAATTACTGGCAATCCTTTTTATTACATTCGTTTTAGCTCTACTTGGAACAAAAATTTTCCAGGGAAATTGGAATCTTGTATTTTCAGGAAATCTCGGAATGGCAGTTTTTATGCTATTCACAGGCTTTGCTCATTTTAAATTCCAGAAAGGAATGGCTTTAATGATTCCTGAGTTTATTCCGGCAAAAATGTTTTGGGTTTATTTTACAGGTGTAATTGAAATTGCCGCGGCAATTGGTTTAATGATTCCTTCAATTCGTGAGATTACTTCAATGTTGTTAATTATCTTTTTTGTGTTAATATTTATTGCAAATATCGATTCATCAAGAAAAAAAGTCAATATTTTTAAAGCAAATTATTCAGGTCCTGGAATGGCTTATTTGTATAAAGAAAGAATTCCCATGCAGATTATTTTAATAGCTTGGACTTGGTTTTTTGGAATTTACCTGAACTGAAAATGAGTTTTAAATCGGTTAAAATAACTTTGATGTAAACAAAATTTAAAACCAACATCACAATTTTTCTCTCTCACCGAAAATCCTTATTTTTGCATATCTAAAAAGTAAAAGTAAAGAAATGAATTCCTACAAAAATCCATTGGAAGAGCGCTACTCCAGTGAAGAAATGTTATTTAACTTTTCTCATAACAACAAATTCCAGAATTGGAGAAAGCTTTGGATCGCCCTTGCTGAAATCGAAAAAGACCTTGGACTTGACATCACAGACGAGCAAATCGCTGAGTTGAAAGCCAATGCAGAAAATATCGATTATGAAGTAGCTGCAGCTTACGAGAAAAAATTTCGTCATGATGTGATGGCTCACGTTCACGCTTATGGTGACGTTGCGCCTTCTGCAAAAGGAATTATCCACTTGGGAGCAACTTCGGCGTTTGTAGGAGACAATACAGATTTAATTCAAATCCGTGACGGACTTTTAATTTTAAAGAAAAAGTTGGTTAACGTAATGAAAAATCTTTCTGATTTTGCTATTCAATACAAAGATTTACCGACTTTAGGATTTACACACTTCCAGCCAGCTCAGTTAACAACTGTTGGAAAAAGAGCAACACTTTGGTTACAAAGTTTGGTCCTAGACATTGAAGAGCTTGATTTCTTCCTAGAAACTCTACGTTTCAGAGGAGTAAAAGGAACTACAGGAACTGCAGCAAGTTTCCTAGAGCTTTTTAACGGCGATTATTCTAAAGTAAAACATTTAGATAAAGAATTATCAAAAAGATTCGGTTTCGAAAAAGTTTTCGGAGTTTCAGGTCAGACTTACGATAGAAAAATCGATGCTAAAGTAGTGGCTTTATTAGGAAATATCGCTCAATCTGCACATAAATTTACAAACGATTTACGTCTTCTTCAGAATTTGAAAGAAATTGAAGAACCATTCGAGAAAAACCAAATCGGTTCATCTGCAATGGCTTACAAGCGTAATCCAATGAGAAGCGAAAGAATCGGAGCTTTAGCAAAATACGTTATGTCTTTAACGACTAGTTCTGCAATGGTGGCTTCAACACAATGGTTTGAAAGAACTTTAGATGATTCTGCAAACAAGAGATTAACAATTCCTCAGGCGTTTTTAGCTGTTGATGCGATTCTATTGATTTGGAACAACATCATGAACGGAATCGTGGTGTATCCAAACAGAATCAACAAGCATATTATGGAAGAACTTCCTTTCATGGCGACAGAATATATCATCATGGAAGAAGTAAAAGCTGGTGGAGATCGTCAGGAAATTCACGAAGTGATCAGAGTTCATTCTATGGAAGCGTCTAAGAAAGTGAAAGAAGAAGGTAAAGAAAACGACCTTATCGAAAGAATCTTAAATGACGATTCATTAAAACTAGATAAATCAAAATTAAAAGAAGTTCTTGATCCTAAAAATTTCATTGGTTTTGCACCAATTCAGACGGAAGAATTCATTGCCAATGAAGTTCAACCGATCATTGACGCAAACAAAGACTTGATAGGATTAGAAGCCGATCTTAAAGTATAAATTGATATGCAGTCTTTTTGGGCTGCATATTTTATTTTTAACTAAATCAAATTGATTAATGAAAAAAATACTTTTAGCCATTTTATTAATGCCAATGCTTTCTTTTTCTCAGGAAAAGGAAGTTTTGAAGTATTTTAAATCAAAAGATTCGCTGGTTGGAGTTAAAAATCAAAACGGCAAAATTATCGTTCCTGCGCAGTTCAGGGTTTTTTCTTATTTGGAAGACGGAGAACTAGTAAAAGGAGAAACGATCTATTTTGATGGTTTTAAAAATGATGAAAAGCCCGGAAAAAATGAATGGGGTTATGTCTACGACAAAAAAGGAAATTTTCTATACAAACCTTTCTTTTATGATAACGGAGCAGATTATTTCTCTGAAGGAGTAAGAAGGTTTGTCAAAAACGGGAAAGTTGGGTTTGTAGACCGAAACGGAAAGATTATCATTAATCCTGAACATGATTTTGCATCACCATTTAATTACGGCTATGCAGCTTTTTGCGACGGTTGCGATTGGGAAAAAACCGATGACGAACACAAATCAATAGTCGGTGGAACTTGGGGAGTGATGAATTTTAAAGGAGAAATCGTAAAACCAATCTCAAAATCTGAAAATGCTATTGAAGTTGACGGAAAATATTTTTCAAATCCATTCAAATACAATGAAAAAGAGAAGACTATTCTTCAGTTTTTCGAAAAACAAAATAAAAAGCTTTCAGAGTTGTATTATGTAAATCATTACAACAAATTATCTGAAAATGAAAAAAAACTATTCTTTGAAATCGTGGAAAGACCGAAAGAAAATTTTCCGTTTTATCAGGTCAATACATACGATTACGGAAGAATAGAAACAGGATCTTGGTTTGATTTCAAATTCTTAATCTCAGAAAACGGTAAAAATGTTTTTGCACTGGATTATGATGAAGAAAAAATTCCTTTTGAAAAATGGCTTGAAAATCAAAAGATAGAAGCTGAACAATTTCAAAAAGAAAATCCGGATAATCCGAATAAATTAAGTAAATAAGTCTAATAATATTTAATATCTGACATCTAATGTCTAATAACAAAAGAATTTTCGTAGAAAAAAGAGGTATTTTCGATGTAGAAAGTCCAAAGATTTTTGATGAAGTAAAAGCGGTTGTTCCGTCTATCCAAAGCGTAAAAGTGTATAACGTTTACGATATTTTTGGATTAAACGATGGTGAATTCGAAAAAGTAGTAAACAGTACTTTCGTAGATCCGGTTACTGATATTTTAATCGAAGAAAACCCTGCGCAGGGAATTTATTTCGCATTAGAATTTTTACCGGGACAATACGATCAGCGTGCTGATTCTGCGCAACAGTGTATCGCTTTACTGACTGAAAATGAGAAGTCTAAAGTAAGAAGCGGTAAACTTATCGAGTTTGAAGGAGTTTCTGAATCTGATTTAGTTAAGATCAAAGATCTTTTAATCAATAAAGTAGAATCTCAGGAGAAAGATCTATCAACTTTAAATATTCCTGCGGAAGAAATGCCGTCAAAAGTGATTGTTCATGAAGGTTTTATCAATTTTGATGATGCCCAACTTGAAGAATTTTTTAACGATCACGGTTTTGCTTTAGGATTGGATGATTTGAAATTCATTCAGGAATATTTTAAAACTGAACAGAGAAATCCTACGGAAACTGAACTTAAAGTTTTAGACACGTATTGGAGTGACCATTGTCGTCACACAACGTTTGAAACGGAATTGTCAAATATTGAATTTGAAGGACAGTTTAAACATACATTGGAAACTATTTTCAATGATTATATCGAAAAAAGAAAGTTCTTAGGGCGCGAATTGAAACCAATCTCTTTAATGGATTTGGCGACTGTTTGCGGAAGATATTTTAGTAAAACCGGAAAGCTTGATAACTTGGTAGTTTCAGACGAAATCAACGCTTGTACAATCCAGATCGAAGCTGAATACGATGGTAAAAAAGAACCTTGGTATTTATTATTCAAAAACGAAACACACAATCACCCAACAGAAATTGAACCTTTTGGTGGAGCTTCAACGTGTTTAGGTGGCGCGATCAGAGACCCTTTGTCTGGACGTTCTTTCGTTTTCCAGGCGATGAGATTAACGGGCGCTGCTGATGTTTTAGAATCGGTTGATAAAACTTTACCAGGGAAATTACCTCAAAAAACAATCACAAAACAGGCTGCCAACGGATATTCTTCTTACGGTAACCAAATCGGTTTGGCAACTACAATGGTTTCTGAGATCTATGACGAAGGCTACAAAGCAAAAAGAATGGAAGTTGGTTTCGTTGCCGGAGCGGTTCCTGTGGATTGGGTAAGACGTGAAAAGCCTGAAGCTGGTGATTCTATCATCATTTTAGGTGGTGCAACAGGTCGTGACGGAGTTGGTGGAGCAAGCGGAAGTTCGAAAGAACAGGACGAAACTTCTATCCACACGATGAGTTCGGAAGTTCAGAAAGGAAATGCGGTTGAAGAACGTAAAATCCAGAGATTATTCAGAAATCCTGAAGTGACGAGACTAATTAAAAAATCGAATGATTTCGGAGCGGGTGGAGTTTCTGTAGCAATCGGTGAGATCGCTGATTCTTTGGAAGTTAATCTTGATGTTTTACCTTTAAAATACGAAGGTTTGAACGGAACCGAGCTTGCTATTTCTGAATCTCAGGAAAGAATGGCAGTTGTGGTTGAACCAAAAGATAAAGAACAGTTCATCAAGTTCTGTGAAGCTGAAAACATTGTAGCTGTTGAAGTGGCGAAAGTAACAGATTCTGGAAGAATGCAAATGTTCTGGAAAGGTGATAAGATTGTTGACCTTTCAAGAGAATTCCTTGATACAAACGGTTGTTCTAAAAATCAGGAAGTTAAGATCACACATCTTAATGAATTGAAAGAAGAAGCACAGACTTTTAACGAAGAAAATTTCTTAAAAATATTAAGTGATAAAAATGTTGCTTCTCAAAAAGGTTTGTTGGAAATGTTCGATTCATCGATTGGTGCGACTACAGTTGCAATGCCTTTAGGTGGAAAATATCAGCAGACTTTGATGGAAGGAAGTGTTCAGACGTTACCAATTTTAGGAGCAAAAGACATCGAAACGGTTTCTTTGGCGAGTTGGGGATTTGATGCTGAAATTTCAAAGCAAAACTCGTTATTAGGAGCTTCTTATGCAGTCGTTGAAAGTGTTGCTAAGATCGTTGCGATGGGTGGCGATTATAAAAATATCAGATTCAGTTTCCAGGAATATTTTGAAAAATTAGGTCAGAATCCAGAAAAATGGGGTAAGCCTTTGGCGTCTCTTTTGGGTGCTTATGATGCTCAAATCAATTTCGGCTTAGCAGCAATTGGAGGGAAAGATTCTATGAGTGGAACATACCAGGATTTGAATGTTCCGCCAACGTTAATTTCTTTCGCTTGTGCTAATGGAGAAAAGAAAAATATCATCTCTCCGGAATTTAAACAAGCAGGAAATAAACTGTATTTCTTTAATCATATTCCACAGGAAAACGGACTTCCAAACTATGATAAATTGAAAGATGTTTACGAACTTATTTTCGAAAATGTCAAAGCTGGAAAAGTGGTTTCTGTGAAGACAATCAAAGAAGGCGGAGTTGCAGTTGCTTTAGCAAAAATGAGTTTCGGAAACAGATTGGGAGCTGAAATAAATATTGTTGATGAGAACGTTTTATTAGCCAAAAATATTGGGAGTTTAATCATCGAAGCAACAGAAGAATTAAGTTCTATTGAACTTCAATTAATAGGTGAGGTTAAAAATTCAAATATTTTGAAAATCAGTAATTTGAATTTTGAAATCGAAAAATTACTTGAAGCAAATACAAAAACTTTTGAAAACCTTTTCTCAACGGTTGAAAAAGAAAAAATCGTGGTTGAATTAGATTCAAAACTGAACTCAATCAACCCAAGAAATATCGTTATAAAAAAACACGGAATTGCTCAACCAAGAGTTTTCGCCCCTGTTTTTCCAGGAACAAATTGTGAGTACGATACATTAAATGC encodes the following:
- the purB gene encoding adenylosuccinate lyase, which encodes MNSYKNPLEERYSSEEMLFNFSHNNKFQNWRKLWIALAEIEKDLGLDITDEQIAELKANAENIDYEVAAAYEKKFRHDVMAHVHAYGDVAPSAKGIIHLGATSAFVGDNTDLIQIRDGLLILKKKLVNVMKNLSDFAIQYKDLPTLGFTHFQPAQLTTVGKRATLWLQSLVLDIEELDFFLETLRFRGVKGTTGTAASFLELFNGDYSKVKHLDKELSKRFGFEKVFGVSGQTYDRKIDAKVVALLGNIAQSAHKFTNDLRLLQNLKEIEEPFEKNQIGSSAMAYKRNPMRSERIGALAKYVMSLTTSSAMVASTQWFERTLDDSANKRLTIPQAFLAVDAILLIWNNIMNGIVVYPNRINKHIMEELPFMATEYIIMEEVKAGGDRQEIHEVIRVHSMEASKKVKEEGKENDLIERILNDDSLKLDKSKLKEVLDPKNFIGFAPIQTEEFIANEVQPIIDANKDLIGLEADLKV
- a CDS encoding WG repeat-containing protein, with the protein product MKKILLAILLMPMLSFSQEKEVLKYFKSKDSLVGVKNQNGKIIVPAQFRVFSYLEDGELVKGETIYFDGFKNDEKPGKNEWGYVYDKKGNFLYKPFFYDNGADYFSEGVRRFVKNGKVGFVDRNGKIIINPEHDFASPFNYGYAAFCDGCDWEKTDDEHKSIVGGTWGVMNFKGEIVKPISKSENAIEVDGKYFSNPFKYNEKEKTILQFFEKQNKKLSELYYVNHYNKLSENEKKLFFEIVERPKENFPFYQVNTYDYGRIETGSWFDFKFLISENGKNVFALDYDEEKIPFEKWLENQKIEAEQFQKENPDNPNKLSK
- a CDS encoding phosphoribosylformylglycinamidine synthase, which gives rise to MSNNKRIFVEKRGIFDVESPKIFDEVKAVVPSIQSVKVYNVYDIFGLNDGEFEKVVNSTFVDPVTDILIEENPAQGIYFALEFLPGQYDQRADSAQQCIALLTENEKSKVRSGKLIEFEGVSESDLVKIKDLLINKVESQEKDLSTLNIPAEEMPSKVIVHEGFINFDDAQLEEFFNDHGFALGLDDLKFIQEYFKTEQRNPTETELKVLDTYWSDHCRHTTFETELSNIEFEGQFKHTLETIFNDYIEKRKFLGRELKPISLMDLATVCGRYFSKTGKLDNLVVSDEINACTIQIEAEYDGKKEPWYLLFKNETHNHPTEIEPFGGASTCLGGAIRDPLSGRSFVFQAMRLTGAADVLESVDKTLPGKLPQKTITKQAANGYSSYGNQIGLATTMVSEIYDEGYKAKRMEVGFVAGAVPVDWVRREKPEAGDSIIILGGATGRDGVGGASGSSKEQDETSIHTMSSEVQKGNAVEERKIQRLFRNPEVTRLIKKSNDFGAGGVSVAIGEIADSLEVNLDVLPLKYEGLNGTELAISESQERMAVVVEPKDKEQFIKFCEAENIVAVEVAKVTDSGRMQMFWKGDKIVDLSREFLDTNGCSKNQEVKITHLNELKEEAQTFNEENFLKILSDKNVASQKGLLEMFDSSIGATTVAMPLGGKYQQTLMEGSVQTLPILGAKDIETVSLASWGFDAEISKQNSLLGASYAVVESVAKIVAMGGDYKNIRFSFQEYFEKLGQNPEKWGKPLASLLGAYDAQINFGLAAIGGKDSMSGTYQDLNVPPTLISFACANGEKKNIISPEFKQAGNKLYFFNHIPQENGLPNYDKLKDVYELIFENVKAGKVVSVKTIKEGGVAVALAKMSFGNRLGAEINIVDENVLLAKNIGSLIIEATEELSSIELQLIGEVKNSNILKISNLNFEIEKLLEANTKTFENLFSTVEKEKIVVELDSKLNSINPRNIVIKKHGIAQPRVFAPVFPGTNCEYDTLNAFQKEGAIVSSLPLININHQLLDESIDAWVEEIKQSQILAFSGGFSAGDEPDGSAKFIVNVLKNEKMKNAVHELLDRDGMIIGICNGFQALVKSGLLPYGRIKDLDENSPTLAHNAIRRHISQMVNVKVLNDESPWLKGMKDQVFTIPISHGEGRFMASEEEIQKLYENGQIATQYLDLDGNIAHGMPFNPNNSLFGIEGITSPCGKIYGRMGHPERFAEGLMKNIPTANYHNIFKNGVEYFK